A genomic segment from Aegilops tauschii subsp. strangulata cultivar AL8/78 chromosome 1, Aet v6.0, whole genome shotgun sequence encodes:
- the LOC123497161 gene encoding uncharacterized protein, with protein MAKHAIDYSVFGGPQNFGKWMGVHSAPSCPVEVIKDIYLWLCLVYFDLVHVTLIRVGYCCFLFRAQARAPVEHLIGQFASRMTSLLGKLVEGWTSLNGSDRDAVARQFPPFVVERTHRPTGYRGRYDYNSSQEHPDTQDELDGDAALDKDDDDDMENGHHDTDDDEHVEVRAGGKKGKGAPDVPSPEEVKEHTTARGKGVSPSKRGRDPEDVGQGYPVKRPRTDPLAASRSEATAGGRAVTKKQAPTPTRVSARLNKGAPIAGDTPSTRSSPCTSTSNTGDPVVLPDLRKTVKK; from the exons ATGGCCAAGCATGCTATAGACTACAGCGTGTTTGGTGGGCCTCAAAACTTTGGAAAGTGGATGGGCGTGCACTCAGCTCCGTCTTGTCCTGTTGAGGTAATCAAGGATATATATCTATGGTTGTGTTTGGTTTATTTTGATCTTGTGCACGTGACTTTAATACGAGTTGGTTACTGCTGCTTCTTGTTTCGTGCACAGGCGAGGGCACCTGTTGAGCATCTAATTGGGCAGTTTGCATCCAGAATGACCAGCTTGCTCGGGAAGTTGGTTGAGGGTTGGACGTCCCTTAATGGCTCTGACCGCGACGCGGTTGCGAGGCAGTTCCCTCCTTTTGTTGTAGAACGGACACATCGGCCAACTGGTTACCGTGGTCGGTACGACTACAACAGCTCGCAGGAGCATCCGGACACACAAGATGAACTAGATGGAGATGCTGCTCTTGACAAGGACGATGACGATGACATGGAGAACGGGCATCATGACACCgacgatgatgaacatgttgAAGTTCGTGCAGGTGGTAAGAAGGGCAAGGGTGCACCAGATGTCCCCTCACCGGAGGAAGTCAAAGAACATACAACTGCGAGAGGCAAGGGGGTGTCGCCCTCAAAGAGGGGGAGGGATCCAGAGGATGTTGGGCAGGGCTATCCTGTCAAGAGACCTAGGACCGATCCCTTAGCTGCTAGCAGGAG TGAGGCGACAGCTGGTGGACGAGCAGTTACGAAGAAACAAGCACCAACGCCCACCCGTGTTTCTGCTCGATTGAACAAGGGTGCCCCTATTGCTGGTGACACGCCTTCCACTAGGTCATCTCCTTGTACGTCGACGTCCAACACCGGTGATCCTGTCGTGTTGCCAGATTTGAGGAAGACAGTCAAGAAGTAG